The proteins below are encoded in one region of Chelmon rostratus isolate fCheRos1 chromosome 21, fCheRos1.pri, whole genome shotgun sequence:
- the lrrc4bb gene encoding leucine-rich repeat-containing protein 4B — protein sequence MRVVMVTSPCTPSPLLWLVQLLLWFHNHGPQLTEAAPPCPTLCTCSNQASRVICTRKSLDQVPDSISENTRYLNLQENTIQVIKSDTFKHLRHLEILQLSKNHIRQIEVGAFNGLPNLNTLELFDNRLTVVPSQAFEYLSKLRELWLRNNPIETLPAFAFHRVPSLRRLDLGELRKLDFISEAAFEGLVNLRFLNLGMCGLKDIPNLTPLVRLEELELSGNQLGIVRPGSFQGLVSLRKLWLMHSRVSVIERNAFDDLKNLEELNLSHNSLHSLPHDLFTPLHQLERVHLNHNPWVCNCDVLWLSWWLKETVPSNTTCCARCHAPPGLKGKYIGELDQSHFTCYAPVIVEPPTDLNVTEGMAAELKCRTGTSMTSVNWFTPNGTLMTHGSYRVRISVLHDGTLNFTNVTVQDTGQYTCMVTNSAGNTTATAVLNVSASDPSNSYSYFTTVTVETVETVRGDEENSARQFINETFIDFPNPTVQRGVLEGRPGITISPSLSSLSSLSPRANRATENAVTVSIMEVTNIPGLDDVMKTTKIIIGCFVAITFMAAVMLVVFYKLRKQHQLHKHHGPARAIEIVNVEDEIGAGAGSGISGGSTMKSGGGGEGTLRIHHPEIVNLPNIGRTDTLNHYYKTHHFNNNVMGLSIGTEGLGPGGILTKNQQGQDIPISCTSVPISTSNLLSSSGNGTNANPSSMSPPLPMSLPMPTMGLHGSIKGFMGQNQNPQMEPLLFKGSSKENVQETQI from the exons ATGCGTGTTGTCATGGTGACCAGCCCCTGTAccccttcccccctcctctgGTTGGTCCAGCTTTTGTTGTGGTTTCACAACCATGGACCTCAGCTGACAGAGGCAGCACCCCCCTGCCCCACCCTCTGTACCTGCTCCAATCAGGCGAGCCGTGTCATCTGTACAAGGAAGAGTTTAGATCAAGTCCCCGACAGTATTTCAGAGAACACAAGATACCTCAATCTACAAGAGAACACAATTCAG GTGATCAAGTCTGACACATTTAAGCACCTGCGGCATTTGGAAATCCTCCAGCTCTCCAAGAACCACATCCGGCAGATTGAGGTGGGAGCTTTCAATGGCCTCCCCAACCTCAACACACTTGAGCTTTTTGACAACCGTCTCACAGTGGTGCCGTCCCAAGCCTTTGAGTACCTCAGCAAGCTAAGGGAACTATGGCTACGAAACAACCCCATCGAGACACTGCCGGCATTTGCCTTTCACCGGGTTCCCTCTTTACGCCGTCTCGATCTAGGGGAACTCAGGAAGCTGGATTTCATCTCAGAGGCTGCTTTTGAAGGTCTGGTCAACTTGCGCTTCTTGAATCTTGGCATGTGTGGCTTGAAGGATATCCCTAACCTCACCCCACTGGTACGACTCGAGGAGTTGGAGCTGTCAGGGAACCAGCTGGGGATAGTCAGGCCTGGATCTTTCCAGGGCCTGGTGTCACTTCGCAAGCTGTGGCTAATGCACTCCAGAGTGTCAGTTATTGAACGCAATGCTTTTGATGACCTCAAAAACTTGGAGGAGCTCAACCTCTCCCACAATTCCCTGCATTCTCTGCCCCATGACCTCTTCACCCCTTTGCACCAGTTGGAGAGGGTACACCTCAACCACAACCCCTGGGTGTGCAACTGTGATGTTCTGTGGCTCAGCTGGTGGCTGAAAGAAACGGTTCCCAGCAACACCACATGTTGCGCTCGCTGCCATGCGCCCCCAGGCCTAAAGGGAAAGTACATTGGGGAACTAGACCAGAGCCACTTTACCTGCTATGCCCCAGTGATCGTTGAGCCACCCACTGACCTCAATGTCACCGAGGGCATGGCCGCTGAGCTGAAATGTCGCACTGGAACGTCGATGACCTCCGTGAATTGGTTCACTCCGAATGGCACTCTGATGACCCACGGATCATACCGAGTTAGGATCTCAGTGCTTCATGACGGAACGCTGAACTTCACGAATGTGACCGTGCAAGACACTGGGCAGTACACTTGCATGGTAACCAACTCTGCTGGAAACACCACTGCAACCGCCGTGCTCAATGTGTCTGCTTCAGACCCCAGCAACAGCTACAGCTATTTCACCACTGTCACTGTGGAAACAGTAGAGACAGtaagaggagatgaggagaacTCAGCAAGACAGTTTATTAACGAGACCTTCATAGATTTTCCTAATCCTACTGTTCAGAGAGGGGTGTTAGAGGGCCGACCTGGCATCACTATATcgccttctctctcctctctttcctcactGTCTCCACGGGCCAACAGAGCTACTGAAAACGCAGTGACTGTGTCCATAATGGAGGTAACTAACATTCCAGGCCTGGATGATGTAATGAAAACAACTAAGATCATCATTGGTTGCTTCGTGGCCATTACTTTTATGGCAGCTGTAATGTTGGTGGTCTTCTATAAGCTCCGGAAGCAGCACCAGCTACACAAGCACCACGGCCCTGCCAGAGCTATTGAAATCGTCAATGTGGAAGATGAGATCGGAGCCGGGGCAGGGAGTGGCATCTCTGGTGGTTCAACAATGAAatctggtggtggtggagagggAACCCTAAGGATACATCATCCAGAAATAGTCAACCTTCCCAACATTGGCCGTACAGATACTCTCAACCATTACTACAAGACCCATCATTTCAACAACAACGTGATGGGTCTTAGTATTGGCACCGAAGGGTTGGGACCAGGAGGGATCCTTACTAAGAACCAGCAAGGCCAGGATATCCCCATCTCCTGTACCTCGGTTCCAATCTCTACATCCAATTTGCTCTCCTCATCAGGCAATGGCACCAACGCCAACCCCAGTTCTATGTCCCCTCCGCTGCCGATGTCTCTGCCCATGCCTACTATGGGCTTACATGGATCGATCAAGGGTTTCATGGGCCAAAACCAGAATCCCCAAATGGAGCCTCTCCTCTTCAAGGGGAGCTCGAAGGAAAACGTCCAAGAGACTCAGATCTAA